Sequence from the Polyodon spathula isolate WHYD16114869_AA unplaced genomic scaffold, ASM1765450v1 scaffolds_3039, whole genome shotgun sequence genome:
tgaAGTAAAATGTCTATAAAAGCTACAGCAAATAGAGTGCAGTGCAACCCAGTTTCAACTGTATGCTTCAAACTAGAACTGCTAATGTTGGGTATGGGAAGtgctattaaaatatattctaggTTATTGCCGCACGattactttaaaaacatatgtaataGATAAAGGccaatgaaaacagaaatatgtAACAAGGGGTTTACATACAGCTTGTGGTTGTTAAAGCattactttattaaacacaaatgcataATAGCTACTTTCTAATGTTAGTAACTTCAAGGTTATACTGGAATAATAACTAGAAGATGATTATGCTAACAGAGgtaacagcatttctttttttaatctggttttgaattaattttattttttataacgtCTATTAGCAAAAATTACTCAATAAtctttacaaacaaaatgtgatCAGTTTATACTTTTTTAGACCATTTTACAGAAAGGGGGAATCAACTTGGATTACCATTACAAATAAGCgtttgatgcaatccaggtaGATTTCTTAGTGTATAAAATGCTCAAAGTGAAACAGTGGCagttaatgtttcattttgtaatttaaactgTTCCAAAAAGGACAGGGTGTGTCAACAAAAACatgtaccatttttaaaataacaattattatagatacaatatatatatataatatatatatatatatatatatatatatatatatatatatatattacattagttAGATAATAATTGTATTGAGGAAGAATTTCTTTGAAAGATTTTGCAAAATATAATAACTCTGAATGCTTTTCTgaaccatttataaaataaagcataaataaaaggATTAAATGCTGAGTTTAAATAAGCGAACCAGAACAAAGCATCTACTAAAATAGGTGGAAGTGAGCCTTGAATTGCATGATCCAcattaaagtatataaaaaatggtGACCAACAGACTAGAAAGACCCCCATTGTTATCCCCAGGGTCCTTGCAGCTTTCATTTCTCTCTTTAgtgatgttgtatttttcttttcttcagctgTTTGCCTTTGGAGTTCTGTGTCTCTAATTGACCTGGCCTGTCTTCTTGCCAcaagaaatattttaagatagaTACATATCATAAGAAATCCTGGGATGTAAAAACATAATATAGATGTAATAATGACTGACGCTGCACTTACTGTCAAAAAGCAACCTCCTATACAGTCAGTATTATCATATGAATCTTCCataccttgtttgtttaattctagaaATATTAATCCAAATCCAGTAACTGCAGCTAAGGTCCAGCTAATGAATATCATGTTAActgtaacaaatacagtaattttgtttctgtatctAAGAGGATGGCACACTGCATAGTAGCGGTCAATGGAAATGAAGAACATATGGGTTAGGGAAGCTATGCAAAGTGTGAAGTCTGTACTGGCATGGACTTTGCAAAATAAGTCCCCAAAGTACCAGCAATTTTCAACTGATCGGATCGTGCTGGGGGGCAGTACAAATAGTCCCAGGAGAAAGTCAGCAGCTGccagagagaggagaagaaaatgtgtgggtgtgtgaagcTGCTTGAAATGTGCTATAGAGATGATGACCAACAGGTTTCCACAAATTGTGACTGTGATCACTGCCCCCAGGAACAAGTACATTGGAACACGGGCAATGATTGGAAAGGTGATTTTAGGACATGACCCAGGTGTAGATTCATAACAGAACTGTATGCTTCCAGAGATCCCACTTTGACTGAAATTCATTTTCCAATATGTATTAcctagagaaaataaatatatttaatattagatagGCTGTGGct
This genomic interval carries:
- the LOC121311251 gene encoding trace amine-associated receptor 1-like, whose product is MNFSQSGISGSIQFCYESTPGSCPKITFPIIARVPMYLFLGAVITVTICGNLLVIISIAHFKQLHTPTHFLLLSLAAADFLLGLFVLPPSTIRSVENCWYFGDLFCKVHASTDFTLCIASLTHMFFISIDRYYAVCHPLRYRNKITVFVTVNMIFISWTLAAVTGFGLIFLELNKQGMEDSYDNTDCIGGCFLTVSAASVIITSILCFYIPGFLMICIYLKIFLVARRQARSIRDTELQRQTAEEKKNTTSLKREMKAARTLGITMGVFLVCWSPFFIYFNVDHAIQGSLPPILVDALFWFAYLNSAFNPFIYALFYKWFRKAFRVIIFCKIFQRNSSSIQLLSN